ATAAATATTCCTGCAAGCAACAATCGAATTGTTAAAAAATCAATTGAGGATACATTAGTATGCTGAAATAGCCACTGAATCATTGGACCAGATAATCCCCATAATGTAGCCCCTGTAATAATCATAATGAGTCCGATACGTTTAACATTGTTCATTATCATGTTTCTCCTCTCCAGTATTTGATTTTTTATGTGTGACATGATAAAAGGAATTATATATAACTTCTGGTACTGTAAAAAGTATCAGATTTTAGTTTTATTAAGGGGTCAGATATTATGTTAGAATTAACGCCTAATTTAAATATGAATAGTAAAAAGGCATTATATGTGCAATTGTATGAGTATATAAAAAAAGAAATTAAAGATGGATCGATTGTCCCTTTTACGAAATTACCAGCTAAGCGAAAGTTAGCGATACATTTACAAGTAAGTAAAAATACAGTAGAGGCAGCGTACGAACAATTACTTGCAGAAGGTTATATTGAGCCGATATCGAGAAAAGGTTATTTTGTATGCAAGATTGAGCAAATGGTTCATGTAGAGGATAGCGGAGAGAGAATAGAAGAAGTACCGTTTCAGGAGAAGAGTTATAAATTTGACTTTACACAAACAGGAATTGATACAAATGCTTTTCCATTCAATATGTATCGGAAAATTGTAAATGAAGTATGGCAGCCGCATAATAACGAACTTCTCTTTCTAGGACACCCTCAAGGGGAAGCGAGCTTAAGAGAAGAGATTACGAATTATTTGTATGAATCTAGAGGTGTGCGTTGTTCAGCTAGTCAAATTGTATTAGGAGCGGGAACACAAATATTAGTGAAACTATTGTTTCAATTGTTAAAGGGAAGCAATTATGCAGTTGAAAACCCAGGGTATCATAGGAAGATGGTTGTTTTTGAACAGGGAGAAGCAAGAGTCCAAATGTTATCTTTAGATAGAGATGGAATTTGTATTGCAGATTTAGAAAATAGCAATGCGAATGTTGTATTTGTTACACCTTCCCATCAGTTTCCAAATGGAATGATTATGCCTATTACGAGAAGGATGCAGCTTTTACAATGGGCAAAGAAAGAAGAGGGCAGGTATATTATTGAAGATGATTATGATAGTGAATTTCGCTATTCTGGAAAGCCTATACCGGCGCTGCAAGGATTAGATACAGAGGGGAAAGTTATTTATATGGGGACGCTATCTAAAGCATTATTGCCATCGCTACGGATGAGCTATATGGTGTTGCCGAAGAAATTAATTAAAAAGTATCAACAGCAATATTTATTTTATACACAAAGTGTTTCAAGAATGGACCAAGAAGTGATTAGAAGATTTTTAAATGAAGGCTATTGGGAAAAACATATTCATAAAATGCGTGTCGTCTACCGAAAGAAGAGAGATCGACTTGTTTTTGAAATAGAGAAGTATTTCTCTAATCGTGTTGAAGTGATAGGAGAAGATTCGGGATTACACATTTTATTAAAAGTGCATAATGGAATGCGGGAAGAAGAATTAATTCAAGAAGCTGCGAAATATAGTATCAAAATATATCCTGTGTCTACGTACTATAAAGATGGTACGGCGCCTGAGAATGTAGTTTTGCTTGGGTTTGCGATATCATCAGAGGAAGAAATTGCGAAAGCGATTCAATTATTACACAAGGCATGGTTTACAAGAAAGTAAAAAACATCCTCCAAACATGAGGATGTTTTTTATTATTTATTTTCATCTAAGAATAAGACCATATGCTCTTCGTCCCAATATTGTCCGTTATATTTTAATGAACGTTCTTGTACACCGAATGTTTTAAAACCTAATGACTCATAAAGTTTTTTTGCTCCATCGTTGCCAACAACAACATCAAGCATAACTTGTTCTACTTCTAAAGATTTAGCAAGTTCAAGACATTCTTTAATAAGTGCTTTTCCTGCTCCAAGTCCGCGTGCTTTTGGAGAAACATATACAGAACCGATTTTAGCTTTATGTTCTTGTTTTACATATGGTTTCGTTTCCAGTGTTGCAACCCCGATTAATTTCCCATCTTTAAATGCACCTAGCGTATAGTTTTCATCTTGTGCTAATTTTTGTGCTTTATATTCAATCGCACACTCTTTATTAATAATATCTTCATAAGAAGAGCTGAATGCTTCAGGGTTTTGCTTTAATCCTTCTACGCGAAGTTCTAAGTAAATTTCTGCTTCGTCTTTTGTTAATACATGGATATCCAATTATATCACCCTCCAAATCTTTGACAAATGTATCTTTATTTTATATTGAAATAAGAATAATTTCAAAAGCTTAGCTTATATAAGCTGTTTTTATGAACAAAATAACACCAGTAGTGTTTACTACTACTGGTGTTTTCACACGCATATTATTCAAAAGGTATATCGATTATAAAGTTTGTTCCCGCTCCTAATTGGCTTGTTACTAGAATAGAACCGTTATGCAATTCTACAATTTCTTTTGCAACAGCTAGCCCGATACCTTTTCCGCCTGTAGCTCGTGTTCTGGATTTATCAACACGATAAAAACGGTCAAAAATATGCGGGATATCTTGTTCAGGAATACCTTCACCTTCATCTTGTACACTTATTGTAAAAGAATCTGTTTCCATGAGTACACGTATCGTAATGGATGTGTTTTCTGGCGAATGTTGATAAGCGTTGTGTAATAAATTTAACATAACTTGTTCCATACGTCTTTCGTCTATGCAAACTTCTAAATCATCTTTGCAATATACATGAAGTTGCATTTGCTTATTTGTTAATGTTGTTTTTGTTTTTTCTACCATTCGTTCTAAAAATGGCTGAAGAAGCACTTTTTGTTTTTTTATAACAAATTGGTGTTGTTCTAATTGTACAAGCATAAATAAATCTTGGACGAGATCGGTTACACTATCCGTTTCATCCTCAATGATTTGTAAGTATTCTTCTCGCTCCTCTTTTGTTAAAGAGTCTCTCTTTGCTACCTTCGCATAACCTTTCATATAGGTCAATGGAGTTAATAGTTCATGAGCGACACTAGCGAGAAATTCATTGCGCTCTTTTTTCATATACGTAAGTTCACTCGATAAATCTTCAATTGTTTTTGCTAAACTTCCGAGTTCATCATTTCGCTTAATACCTAATTGAATTGGCTTGTTTAATTTTGACATTTTTTCTGTCGCTCTCTTCATTTTTACAAGTGGTTCTGTAATAACGCGTGAAAAAACAAAGACAGAAATTGTTGTTAAAATAATTGTTAAAACGCTAATGATAAGAAATTGGTTCATGAGTTTAAGTAACATATTTTCTAGGAAAGATGTTTTTAATAACATATATAGCTTTCCTTGAAACTTTGTTGTGTTAAGTGGGCTTACTGTTGTGATGAACTTTGATTTTTTCCAGTTCCTTTCAACGACCAACCCGCCGTCTGGGACAGTTTCTGTTTTACAAGTAAGTTGTTTTTGCATATCTTTTGTTACGGGTTCTGAGGTGGAAATAATTTTGCCGTTATGGTCAGTAATAATGATAGCTATATCGGAGTTAGAAATTGATTCCGATTCAACTAAGTGTGCAGCCTCATTCGTAATATCGAACTCAGGGTACACAGGACGTTTAGGATTTTTATTATGTTCAGCGTGTTTCATTTCTTTATAATATTCATCCCGTCTCTCGCGGCTTTTAATTTTTTTACTATAGCGATTACCTTTCTCTAAAAGAGCATCTGTTTCCTCTTCAATACGTATTTTTGAAAGGCTTTTATAAAAAGATACGAAAGCAATTGTTTCAATACATAAAGCTAATATTAAAAAGTATGTCCCAATTTTAAGGGAAAGTTTACTCATTTTTTCACCATACCTTATCCATAATAAAGAGTCAGTGGTATACGATTTCCCACTGACCGAAGTAATTATTCACTTTTCCATTTATATCCGACTTTATAGACCGTTTCTAGGTAATCTTCAATCGGAAATCCTTTTTTGCGTAGTTTATCACGGATATTACGAATGTGTGAATCAATTGTTCTATATTCGATATCTGTTTCATAGCCCCAAATTTTTTCGATTAAATCATCTCGGCTATAAGCTCGGTTTGTATTTTGCAAAAATAGTCCGAGTAACGAAAATTCGATAGGAGTTAGCGAGATTTTTTCATCATAAACTGTGACAGTATGTTTCGTTTTATCCCACTCAATACCATTGAAACTAACAAAACCATCTTTTTTTGTACGGCGTAATATAGCCTCGATTCGTGCGACTAATACATGCTCATCAAATGGTTTTGTAATATAATCATCTGCGCCCATCGTGAGGCCTTTCACCATATCGTAGTTTTGGTTGCGAGCTGTTAACATAATGATAGGAACGTTGGAAATTTGACGGATTTGATAGCAAGTATCCCATCCATCCATACTTGGCATCATAACATCTAATAAAATAATATCGAATTCTTTTTGTTCGATTAAATTTAGTGCTTCAAGGCCAGAGGTAGCTTTCATGCAAAAATAGCCGCGAGGGCTTAAGAACAGATCTAATAATCGTAACATACGTTCTTCATCGTCTACTAATAAAATTTTTACCATAATCTTGTGCACCCCAAACTGTTCATTCTACTTATATAGTTTACATGAAAATAATAAAAAACTCTTTTTATGTGATTGAGTGGAAGAGTTATTTTTCGCTCAGAGTAATTGACATAAAAAATGCACTAGTTTTGCACAACTATTTTTTATAATAGAAAACGTAGCGACACAAAATACCCTATGTTGCGACATAACGT
This genomic interval from Bacillus thuringiensis contains the following:
- a CDS encoding PLP-dependent aminotransferase family protein, whose amino-acid sequence is MLELTPNLNMNSKKALYVQLYEYIKKEIKDGSIVPFTKLPAKRKLAIHLQVSKNTVEAAYEQLLAEGYIEPISRKGYFVCKIEQMVHVEDSGERIEEVPFQEKSYKFDFTQTGIDTNAFPFNMYRKIVNEVWQPHNNELLFLGHPQGEASLREEITNYLYESRGVRCSASQIVLGAGTQILVKLLFQLLKGSNYAVENPGYHRKMVVFEQGEARVQMLSLDRDGICIADLENSNANVVFVTPSHQFPNGMIMPITRRMQLLQWAKKEEGRYIIEDDYDSEFRYSGKPIPALQGLDTEGKVIYMGTLSKALLPSLRMSYMVLPKKLIKKYQQQYLFYTQSVSRMDQEVIRRFLNEGYWEKHIHKMRVVYRKKRDRLVFEIEKYFSNRVEVIGEDSGLHILLKVHNGMREEELIQEAAKYSIKIYPVSTYYKDGTAPENVVLLGFAISSEEEIAKAIQLLHKAWFTRK
- a CDS encoding GNAT family N-acetyltransferase, whose translation is MDIHVLTKDEAEIYLELRVEGLKQNPEAFSSSYEDIINKECAIEYKAQKLAQDENYTLGAFKDGKLIGVATLETKPYVKQEHKAKIGSVYVSPKARGLGAGKALIKECLELAKSLEVEQVMLDVVVGNDGAKKLYESLGFKTFGVQERSLKYNGQYWDEEHMVLFLDENK
- a CDS encoding HAMP domain-containing sensor histidine kinase, whose translation is MSKLSLKIGTYFLILALCIETIAFVSFYKSLSKIRIEEETDALLEKGNRYSKKIKSRERRDEYYKEMKHAEHNKNPKRPVYPEFDITNEAAHLVESESISNSDIAIIITDHNGKIISTSEPVTKDMQKQLTCKTETVPDGGLVVERNWKKSKFITTVSPLNTTKFQGKLYMLLKTSFLENMLLKLMNQFLIISVLTIILTTISVFVFSRVITEPLVKMKRATEKMSKLNKPIQLGIKRNDELGSLAKTIEDLSSELTYMKKERNEFLASVAHELLTPLTYMKGYAKVAKRDSLTKEEREEYLQIIEDETDSVTDLVQDLFMLVQLEQHQFVIKKQKVLLQPFLERMVEKTKTTLTNKQMQLHVYCKDDLEVCIDERRMEQVMLNLLHNAYQHSPENTSITIRVLMETDSFTISVQDEGEGIPEQDIPHIFDRFYRVDKSRTRATGGKGIGLAVAKEIVELHNGSILVTSQLGAGTNFIIDIPFE
- a CDS encoding response regulator transcription factor — protein: MVKILLVDDEERMLRLLDLFLSPRGYFCMKATSGLEALNLIEQKEFDIILLDVMMPSMDGWDTCYQIRQISNVPIIMLTARNQNYDMVKGLTMGADDYITKPFDEHVLVARIEAILRRTKKDGFVSFNGIEWDKTKHTVTVYDEKISLTPIEFSLLGLFLQNTNRAYSRDDLIEKIWGYETDIEYRTIDSHIRNIRDKLRKKGFPIEDYLETVYKVGYKWKSE